A single window of Nocardia sp. NBC_01327 DNA harbors:
- a CDS encoding ABC transporter permease — translation MSAALQTTVDNPSPAARLAMVFTDSVTITKRNVIKIRRVPDVLIFSTLSPIMFVLLFAYVFGSAIQLQGTSYREFLIAGIFAQTVVFGATFTGLSLAEDMQKGIIDRFRSLPMAPSAVLIGRTIADVCINLVSLVVMSLTGLAVGWRIRGSFLDAVLAYVLLLLFAYAVSWIMAVVGLLVRAPEVYNNASFMVIFPLTFIANTFVPTATLPTVLRVIAEWNPVSAVTQASRDLFGNTSPMGPSTDVWPMQHPVATTLLWVVVILAVFVPLALAQYKRSVSR, via the coding sequence ATGAGCGCCGCACTGCAGACCACCGTCGACAATCCTTCGCCCGCAGCGCGTTTGGCGATGGTGTTCACCGACAGCGTCACCATCACCAAGCGCAATGTCATCAAGATTCGGCGCGTGCCCGATGTGCTGATCTTCTCGACGCTGTCGCCGATCATGTTCGTGCTGCTGTTCGCGTACGTCTTCGGTTCGGCAATTCAGTTGCAGGGCACCTCTTATCGCGAATTCCTGATCGCGGGCATCTTCGCGCAGACCGTGGTCTTCGGCGCCACCTTCACCGGGCTGAGCCTCGCGGAGGATATGCAGAAGGGCATTATCGACCGCTTCCGCTCGCTGCCCATGGCGCCGTCGGCGGTGCTGATCGGCCGCACGATCGCCGATGTGTGCATCAATCTGGTGAGCCTGGTGGTCATGTCGCTGACCGGTCTCGCGGTGGGCTGGCGCATTCGCGGTTCGTTCCTCGACGCGGTGCTCGCCTACGTGCTGCTCCTGCTGTTCGCCTATGCCGTCTCGTGGATCATGGCGGTGGTGGGCCTGCTGGTGCGGGCGCCGGAGGTCTACAACAATGCCAGCTTCATGGTGATCTTCCCGCTGACGTTCATCGCCAATACCTTCGTGCCCACCGCCACGCTGCCCACCGTCCTCCGGGTGATCGCGGAGTGGAATCCGGTCTCGGCGGTCACGCAGGCGAGCCGGGATCTGTTCGGCAATACCAGTCCGATGGGGCCGAGCACCGATGTGTGGCCGATGCAGCATCCGGTGGCGACAACACTGCTATGGGTCGTGGTGATTCTCGCCGTATTCGTGCCGCTGGCGCTGGCGCAGTACAAGCGCTCCGTGAGTCGCTGA
- the glmS gene encoding glutamine--fructose-6-phosphate transaminase (isomerizing), with translation MCGIVGYIGHRESVPVLLEGLHRLEYRGYDSAGLAVPHRGRLRITKTQGRVQDLRNRVDAEGARLRGTVGIAHTRWATHGEPSDANAHPHTDGSGRIAVVHNGIVENAEQLRAALTADGVEFLSDTDTEAIAHLIAACLDDTESLEDAVRTALHSVEGTFGLLVLDSRRPDELVVARNGSPIVLGVGDGEMFVASDVAALVHHTQRVVFLDDGELATVKAGEFRTSTLGLDASRTDKTPTTIDMAAEDYALGGYPDFMRKEMAEQPDAVRRALRGRLDERFATAILGGLNMDARELRGIRKVVFLGCGSAYYAGQLGAQLIEELARIPATAEPASEFRYRNPVVDPDALYIAISQSGETLDTLAAVQELQRKGGRVIGAVNAVGSAIARECGAGMFLHAGPEVSVASTKALTNMTVSFAMLALLLGRVRDLSAAGGERIVTGLRALPEAIESVLDQDAEIAEIANRYAKARSMFFVGRVRGWPVAREGAQKLKEISYIHAEAYQGSELKHGPLALIDPEMPSVVLIPGDELLAKNITTIEQIKARGGPVIAITNTDLPAGLADAVIRVPAVARELDPIILTIPLQLLAYHMAVALDRDVDKPRNLAKSVTVE, from the coding sequence ATGTGTGGAATCGTCGGATACATCGGGCACCGTGAGTCCGTGCCGGTCCTGCTCGAGGGCCTGCACCGCCTCGAATACCGGGGCTACGACTCCGCCGGACTGGCCGTCCCGCACCGCGGCCGGCTGCGGATCACCAAAACCCAGGGCCGCGTGCAGGATCTGCGCAATCGGGTGGACGCGGAGGGCGCGCGCCTGCGCGGCACCGTCGGCATCGCACACACCCGCTGGGCCACCCACGGTGAACCCAGCGACGCCAATGCGCATCCGCACACCGACGGCAGCGGGCGGATCGCCGTGGTGCACAACGGAATCGTGGAGAACGCCGAACAACTGCGCGCCGCACTGACCGCCGACGGCGTGGAATTCCTCTCCGACACCGATACCGAGGCCATCGCGCACCTCATCGCCGCCTGCCTCGACGACACCGAATCGCTCGAGGACGCCGTCCGCACCGCACTGCACAGTGTCGAAGGCACTTTCGGTCTGCTGGTGCTGGATTCGCGCCGCCCCGACGAACTGGTCGTCGCCCGCAACGGCAGCCCCATCGTGCTCGGCGTCGGCGACGGCGAGATGTTCGTGGCCTCCGATGTGGCGGCGCTGGTGCACCACACCCAGCGTGTGGTCTTCCTCGACGACGGCGAACTGGCCACCGTGAAGGCGGGCGAATTCCGCACCAGCACACTGGGACTGGATGCCAGCCGAACCGACAAAACCCCCACCACCATCGATATGGCGGCCGAGGACTACGCACTCGGCGGCTATCCGGACTTCATGCGCAAGGAAATGGCCGAACAGCCCGACGCGGTCCGCCGGGCACTGCGCGGCCGGCTCGACGAACGCTTCGCCACCGCGATTCTGGGCGGACTGAACATGGACGCGCGGGAACTGCGCGGCATTCGCAAGGTCGTCTTCCTCGGCTGCGGCTCCGCCTATTACGCGGGACAGCTGGGCGCCCAGCTGATCGAGGAGCTGGCGCGCATCCCCGCCACCGCCGAACCCGCCTCCGAATTCCGCTACCGCAATCCCGTGGTCGACCCGGACGCACTGTACATCGCCATCAGCCAGTCCGGTGAGACCCTGGACACCCTGGCCGCGGTGCAGGAGCTGCAGCGCAAGGGCGGCCGGGTCATCGGCGCGGTGAATGCCGTCGGCAGCGCCATTGCCCGTGAATGCGGGGCCGGTATGTTCCTGCACGCCGGACCCGAGGTCTCGGTGGCCTCCACCAAGGCGCTCACCAATATGACCGTCTCCTTCGCCATGCTGGCGCTGCTGCTGGGCCGCGTGCGCGACCTGTCGGCCGCCGGGGGCGAGCGCATCGTCACCGGCCTGCGCGCACTGCCCGAGGCCATCGAATCGGTGCTCGACCAGGACGCCGAGATCGCCGAGATCGCGAACCGCTACGCCAAGGCGCGCAGCATGTTCTTCGTCGGCCGGGTGCGCGGCTGGCCGGTGGCCCGCGAGGGTGCGCAGAAGCTCAAGGAGATCTCCTACATCCACGCCGAGGCGTACCAGGGTTCCGAGCTCAAGCACGGCCCGCTGGCCCTCATCGATCCGGAGATGCCCAGCGTGGTCCTGATCCCCGGTGACGAACTGCTGGCCAAGAACATCACCACCATCGAGCAGATCAAGGCCCGCGGCGGACCGGTGATTGCCATCACCAATACCGACCTGCCCGCCGGGCTGGCCGATGCGGTCATCCGGGTCCCCGCGGTCGCGCGGGAACTGGATCCCATCATCCTGACCATCCCGCTCCAGCTGCTGGCCTATCACATGGCCGTCGCGCTGGACCGGGATGTGGACAAGCCCCGCAACCTCGCCAAGAGCGTTACCGTCGAGTAA
- a CDS encoding peptidylprolyl isomerase: MTSPNQTAVATLHTNQGDIKIALFGNHAPATVRNFLGLADGTAPYTTKNSSGTTEGPFYDGSVFHRIIDGFMIQGGDPTGTGRGGPGYEFKDEFHPDLRFDRGYLLAMANAGPATNGSQFFITVGPQPHLNRKHTIFGEVVDPDSRKIVDAIANAATDRNDRPKDEITISGITLS; the protein is encoded by the coding sequence GTGACCTCACCGAATCAGACTGCTGTTGCGACGCTGCACACCAATCAGGGCGACATCAAGATCGCGCTCTTCGGTAACCACGCCCCCGCCACGGTCCGCAATTTCCTCGGCCTGGCCGACGGCACCGCGCCCTACACGACCAAGAACTCCTCCGGCACCACCGAGGGCCCGTTCTACGACGGCTCGGTCTTCCACCGCATCATCGACGGTTTCATGATTCAGGGCGGCGACCCGACCGGCACCGGCCGCGGCGGCCCGGGGTACGAGTTCAAGGACGAATTCCACCCGGACCTGCGTTTCGATCGCGGCTACCTGCTGGCCATGGCCAATGCCGGACCGGCGACCAACGGCTCGCAGTTCTTCATCACGGTCGGCCCGCAGCCGCACCTGAATCGCAAGCACACGATTTTCGGCGAGGTGGTGGACCCGGATTCGCGCAAGATCGTCGATGCGATCGCGAATGCCGCCACCGACCGCAATGATCGGCCCAAGGACGAGATCACGATCTCCGGGATCACCCTCTCCTGA
- a CDS encoding rhomboid family intramembrane serine protease: MNPQQPAPTCYRHPDRPTGLACTRCGRPSCPECLTPAAVGQHCVECVQQGRQDVRPVRNQAGSAVSKRPEPYVTWSLIAVNVLVFAITAFQARSVMDNQRSDLFVDWMLVPALVGHGQWVRVIGSAFLHYGPIHLLANMFALYVLGPYCEIALGRARYLSVYAVSLLGGSAAVTVLSDPLTASAGASGAIFGLFGAVAVVMLRTRQNLTQIMVLLVINLIITFSVPGISVWAHLGGLLAGTVAAGGILYLPRWLRASTPALAMRIGWIAVAAVGLIAVIVTVVGAPTLY; the protein is encoded by the coding sequence ATGAATCCGCAGCAGCCCGCACCGACCTGCTACCGCCACCCCGACCGCCCCACCGGTCTGGCCTGCACCAGGTGCGGGCGACCGTCCTGCCCGGAGTGCCTGACCCCGGCCGCGGTCGGGCAGCACTGCGTGGAATGCGTGCAGCAGGGCCGCCAGGATGTGCGGCCGGTCCGCAATCAGGCCGGTTCGGCGGTGTCCAAGCGCCCGGAACCGTATGTCACCTGGTCGCTCATCGCGGTGAATGTGCTGGTCTTCGCGATCACCGCGTTCCAGGCCCGCAGCGTGATGGACAACCAGCGCTCGGATCTGTTCGTGGACTGGATGCTGGTGCCGGCGCTGGTCGGGCACGGGCAGTGGGTGCGGGTGATCGGCTCGGCGTTCCTGCACTACGGCCCGATCCACCTGCTGGCGAACATGTTCGCGCTGTACGTGCTCGGCCCCTACTGCGAGATCGCGCTGGGCCGGGCCCGGTACCTGTCGGTGTACGCGGTATCCCTGCTGGGCGGTTCGGCGGCGGTGACCGTGCTGTCGGATCCGCTGACGGCCTCGGCGGGCGCCTCGGGCGCGATCTTCGGACTGTTCGGCGCGGTGGCCGTGGTGATGCTGCGGACGCGGCAGAACCTCACCCAGATCATGGTGCTGCTGGTGATCAACCTGATCATCACCTTCTCGGTGCCCGGCATCTCCGTCTGGGCGCATCTGGGCGGCCTGCTGGCCGGTACCGTCGCGGCCGGCGGCATCCTGTACCTGCCGCGCTGGTTGCGCGCGAGTACGCCCGCCCTGGCCATGCGGATCGGCTGGATCGCGGTGGCCGCGGTGGGCCTGATCGCGGTGATCGTCACCGTGGTGGGTGCGCCCACGCTGTACTGA
- a CDS encoding PH domain-containing protein, whose translation MTAEPQLSWSTPPAALAVCGLGGIILAVAVVVSDDGPGRLLIGLAALGLLFLAGMGLRQRPRLSVEPGPVPHIVVRGLTGPQYYTPEQVLRARVVSYRRLGRRMPMLEMDVDHQGEEKLIIFGRWDLGTRPETVLDTLRGYLVNQ comes from the coding sequence GTGACTGCTGAGCCCCAGCTCTCCTGGTCCACACCCCCGGCCGCGCTGGCCGTTTGCGGCCTCGGCGGCATCATCCTCGCCGTGGCCGTTGTCGTCTCGGACGACGGTCCGGGACGGCTGCTCATCGGCCTGGCCGCGCTCGGCCTGCTCTTCCTGGCCGGAATGGGACTGCGGCAGCGCCCGCGCCTGTCCGTGGAGCCCGGGCCGGTGCCGCACATCGTGGTGCGCGGCCTCACCGGGCCGCAGTACTACACACCCGAGCAGGTGCTGCGCGCCCGCGTGGTGAGCTATCGCCGCCTCGGACGCCGCATGCCCATGCTGGAAATGGATGTGGATCATCAGGGCGAGGAGAAGCTCATCATCTTCGGGCGCTGGGATCTCGGCACCCGGCCGGAGACCGTGCTCGACACGTTGCGCGGCTACCTCGTGAATCAGTAG
- the crgA gene encoding cell division protein CrgA: MPKSKVRKKTDYTINPASRTPVKVKSAGPSPVWYVAIMLGFMLAGLVWLLVYYLAAEHITWMSDLGAWNFLIGFGLMVVGLIMTMRWR, encoded by the coding sequence ATGCCCAAGTCGAAGGTCCGGAAGAAGACCGACTACACGATCAACCCGGCCAGCCGCACGCCTGTGAAGGTGAAGTCGGCCGGCCCGTCGCCGGTCTGGTACGTCGCCATCATGCTGGGCTTCATGCTCGCGGGTCTGGTGTGGTTGCTGGTGTATTACCTGGCAGCCGAGCACATCACCTGGATGAGCGATCTGGGCGCGTGGAACTTCCTGATCGGGTTCGGCCTCATGGTCGTGGGCCTGATCATGACCATGCGCTGGCGATGA
- a CDS encoding aminodeoxychorismate/anthranilate synthase component II, which yields MRVLVVDNYDSFVFNLVQYLGQLGAEAVVWRNDDPQLADLDAVVQEFDGILISPGPGTPERAGVSIELVKACARHERPLLGVCLGHQAIGVAFGATVTRAPELLHGKTSEVFHIGAGVLAGLPDPFTATRYHSLTVLEETMPPELEVLGRTESGIVMAMRHRTLPIQGVQFHPESVLTQGGHRMLANWLGVCGERPAEALVKTLEAEVAALV from the coding sequence ATGCGTGTATTGGTCGTCGACAACTACGACAGCTTCGTGTTCAACCTGGTCCAGTATCTAGGACAGCTGGGCGCCGAGGCTGTTGTCTGGCGCAATGACGACCCACAGTTGGCGGATCTCGACGCGGTCGTGCAGGAGTTCGACGGAATTCTGATCAGTCCCGGCCCGGGCACGCCGGAGCGCGCGGGCGTCAGCATCGAACTCGTCAAGGCCTGCGCCCGGCACGAGCGACCGCTGCTCGGCGTCTGCCTGGGCCATCAGGCGATCGGCGTGGCGTTCGGCGCCACCGTGACCCGCGCCCCGGAACTGCTGCACGGCAAGACCAGTGAGGTCTTCCACATCGGCGCGGGCGTACTGGCCGGTCTGCCGGATCCGTTCACGGCCACCCGCTACCACTCCCTGACCGTGCTCGAGGAGACCATGCCGCCGGAGCTGGAGGTGCTGGGCCGCACCGAATCCGGCATCGTCATGGCCATGCGGCATCGCACCCTGCCGATCCAGGGGGTGCAGTTCCATCCCGAATCGGTGCTCACCCAGGGCGGGCATCGCATGCTGGCGAATTGGCTGGGCGTGTGCGGCGAGCGTCCCGCCGAGGCGCTCGTGAAGACCCTCGAGGCGGAGGTCGCGGCCCTGGTATGA
- a CDS encoding RibD family protein: MTAGRGRPHVLLSVAVSIDGYIDDAGPDRLLLSNAADFDRVDALRAASDAILIGAQTLRSDNPRLLVNNPDRRLQRLAAGRPEYPLRVIVTAAGDLDPALRFWQHGGERLVYTTDSGAARIGDRLDGLAQVVSLGAAVDFATLLDDLGTRDIARLMVEGGGAIHTAFLAAGLVDEISMAIAPLVIGDPAAPRFLGTIVDSSRHRMQLAEVSRIGDIALLRYLPKEDSSAG; the protein is encoded by the coding sequence ATGACAGCCGGTCGAGGGCGACCGCACGTGCTGCTGTCGGTGGCCGTCAGCATCGACGGCTATATCGACGATGCCGGACCCGACCGGCTGCTGCTGTCCAATGCGGCCGATTTCGACCGGGTCGATGCGCTGCGCGCCGCCTCCGACGCGATTCTGATCGGCGCGCAGACGCTGCGCAGCGACAATCCGCGGCTGCTGGTCAACAATCCGGACCGGCGCCTGCAGCGGCTCGCGGCCGGCCGGCCGGAATATCCGCTGCGGGTGATCGTGACCGCGGCCGGGGATCTCGATCCGGCGCTGCGGTTCTGGCAGCACGGCGGCGAAAGACTGGTCTACACCACCGATTCCGGCGCGGCGCGGATCGGCGACCGCCTGGACGGTCTCGCCCAGGTCGTATCCCTGGGCGCGGCAGTCGATTTCGCGACCCTGCTGGACGATCTCGGCACACGCGATATCGCACGCCTGATGGTGGAGGGCGGCGGCGCCATCCACACCGCCTTCCTGGCGGCCGGGCTGGTCGACGAGATCAGCATGGCGATCGCGCCGCTCGTGATCGGCGATCCGGCCGCCCCCCGCTTCCTGGGGACGATTGTGGATAGTTCTCGACACCGCATGCAGCTGGCCGAGGTCAGCCGGATCGGTGATATCGCCCTGCTGCGCTATCTGCCGAAGGAGGATTCGAGTGCCGGATGA
- a CDS encoding dCMP deaminase, translating into MPDETRGDRGWMRHAIGLARLCPPSDTAFSVGAVIVGADGVEIMHGWSRETDEKVHAEESALNKLGDDPRLPHTTLYSTLEPCSQRGSKDRAPCTDRILAAGIRRVVIAWREPGTFVDNCQGVEKLREHGIEVVELSDLADEAMSMNRHLQL; encoded by the coding sequence GTGCCGGATGAAACACGGGGAGATCGGGGCTGGATGCGCCATGCCATCGGCCTGGCGCGCCTGTGCCCGCCCAGCGATACCGCCTTCTCCGTCGGCGCGGTGATCGTCGGCGCGGACGGGGTCGAGATCATGCACGGCTGGTCCCGGGAGACCGATGAGAAGGTGCACGCCGAGGAGTCCGCGCTGAACAAGCTCGGCGACGACCCGCGCCTGCCGCACACGACCCTCTACAGCACCCTGGAGCCCTGCTCGCAGCGCGGCAGCAAGGATCGCGCGCCGTGCACGGATCGCATTCTGGCGGCGGGCATTCGGCGCGTGGTCATCGCCTGGCGGGAACCGGGCACCTTTGTGGATAACTGCCAGGGTGTGGAGAAACTCCGCGAACACGGCATCGAGGTCGTCGAATTGTCCGATCTCGCAGACGAAGCCATGTCCATGAACCGGCACCTGCAGCTATAA
- the pknB gene encoding Stk1 family PASTA domain-containing Ser/Thr kinase — translation MTTPKNLSSRYELGEIIGFGGMSEVHKARDLRLGRDVAIKVLRADLARDPTFYLRFKREAQNAAALNHPAIVAVYDTGEAEIDGGPLPYIVMEYVDGDTLRDIVRGKGPMAPRRAMEVIADVCAALDFSHRNGIVHRDMKPANIMINRAGAVKVMDFGIARALADSSNPMTQTAAVIGTAQYLSPEQARGEQVDARSDVYSVGCVLFEILTGEPPFTGDSPVAVAYQHVREDPRLPSHVHPGVPRELDSVVLKAMSKNPANRYQTAAEMRADLIRVLGGQKPTAPMVMNDEDRNNFLDDDLPPPRSYRTVERRDDTTEQELVEAGRGSGGGGRRNWLVAGVVIAVLAVGAALFWALLGPGSHADQVAVPELSNQNYQLAQRDLEKLGFSVAVQNKPDPKVAQDNVIATQPLGGSRIDKGSTVTLQVSSGPSQVAVPRLAGLTQQQAEQQLNSVGLRLNPDVRREASSVDEKDKVTSQNPVEAQKIDTGGQVTISLGSGPDKVRVPDVVGQSIDVAQPNLTDSSGFKVTIQEVPSNQPKGTVISTDPAAGTQADKGSTVTVQVASGDQIPMPSLIGLSPGQAADALRQRGWNGQISQNTQSTLDPSGVGRIIAQQPSAGSSIAKNQTVTITVGASLLGPP, via the coding sequence ATGACGACCCCGAAGAATCTCTCGTCCCGCTACGAGCTGGGCGAGATCATCGGCTTCGGTGGCATGTCCGAGGTGCACAAGGCCCGCGATCTGCGCCTCGGCCGCGATGTGGCCATCAAGGTGCTGCGCGCCGACCTGGCCCGGGACCCCACCTTCTATCTGCGTTTCAAGCGTGAGGCGCAGAACGCGGCGGCGCTGAACCATCCCGCCATCGTCGCCGTCTACGACACCGGTGAGGCCGAGATCGACGGCGGCCCACTGCCTTACATCGTGATGGAGTACGTCGACGGCGACACCCTGCGCGATATCGTGCGCGGCAAGGGCCCGATGGCGCCGCGCCGCGCCATGGAGGTCATCGCGGATGTGTGTGCGGCGCTGGACTTCTCGCACCGCAACGGCATCGTGCACCGGGATATGAAGCCCGCCAACATCATGATCAACCGCGCGGGCGCGGTGAAGGTGATGGACTTCGGCATCGCACGCGCGCTGGCCGACAGCTCCAACCCCATGACGCAGACCGCCGCCGTCATCGGCACCGCCCAGTACCTCTCCCCCGAGCAGGCCCGCGGCGAACAGGTGGACGCGCGCTCCGACGTGTACTCGGTCGGCTGTGTGCTCTTCGAAATCCTCACCGGCGAACCACCTTTCACCGGTGATTCGCCCGTCGCCGTGGCGTATCAGCACGTGCGCGAGGACCCCCGCCTGCCCTCGCACGTGCACCCCGGCGTGCCGCGCGAACTCGACTCCGTGGTTCTCAAGGCCATGAGCAAGAACCCGGCCAACCGGTACCAGACCGCCGCCGAGATGCGCGCCGATCTGATCCGGGTGCTGGGCGGGCAGAAGCCCACCGCGCCCATGGTCATGAACGACGAGGATCGCAACAACTTCCTCGACGACGATCTGCCGCCGCCGCGCAGCTACCGCACGGTCGAGCGGCGCGACGACACCACCGAACAGGAACTCGTCGAGGCCGGACGCGGCAGCGGTGGCGGTGGCCGCCGCAACTGGCTCGTCGCGGGCGTGGTCATCGCCGTGCTCGCCGTCGGCGCCGCGCTGTTCTGGGCATTGCTCGGACCCGGCAGCCATGCCGACCAGGTGGCCGTGCCCGAGCTCTCGAACCAGAATTACCAACTCGCACAGCGGGATCTGGAGAAGCTCGGCTTCAGCGTCGCCGTCCAGAACAAACCGGACCCGAAGGTCGCACAGGACAATGTGATCGCCACCCAGCCCCTGGGCGGCTCCCGCATCGACAAGGGCAGCACCGTCACCCTGCAGGTCTCCAGCGGACCGTCGCAGGTGGCGGTGCCGCGCCTGGCCGGATTGACCCAGCAGCAGGCCGAACAGCAGCTCAATTCCGTAGGGCTGCGGCTCAATCCGGATGTGCGCCGGGAAGCCTCGAGCGTCGACGAGAAGGACAAGGTCACCAGCCAGAATCCGGTCGAGGCGCAGAAGATCGACACCGGCGGACAGGTCACCATCAGCCTCGGCTCCGGCCCGGACAAGGTCCGCGTCCCGGATGTGGTCGGCCAGTCCATCGATGTGGCGCAACCGAATCTGACCGACAGCTCGGGTTTCAAGGTCACCATTCAGGAGGTGCCGAGCAACCAGCCCAAGGGCACCGTGATCAGCACCGACCCGGCCGCCGGCACCCAGGCCGACAAGGGTTCGACGGTGACCGTGCAGGTCGCCTCCGGTGATCAGATCCCCATGCCCAGCCTGATCGGCCTCTCCCCCGGGCAGGCGGCCGACGCGCTGCGGCAGCGCGGCTGGAACGGGCAGATCAGCCAGAACACGCAGAGCACCCTGGACCCCAGCGGGGTCGGCCGCATCATCGCCCAGCAGCCGTCCGCCGGATCGTCCATCGCCAAGAATCAGACGGTGACCATTACCGTCGGCGCGTCCCTGCTCGGCCCGCCGTGA
- a CDS encoding serine/threonine-protein kinase, translated as MLNNGALIADRYRLHRLIATGGMGQVWEALDTRLDRRVAVKVLKAEFSADPTFRHRFRTEARTTAQLNHPGIAGIYDYGETMDPSGGETAYLVMELVQGEPLNAVLSRLGRLSVQQGLDMLEQTGRALQVAHAAGVVHRDVKPGNILVTPTGQVKITDFGIAKVVDASPVTKTGMVMGTAQYIAPEQATGEDATSASDVYALGVVGYEALAGERPFTGDGALTVAMKHVRETPPPLPADLPPNVRELIEVTMAKDPQQRFATGGEFADAVAAVRSGRRPPPTGGMATTAMTGGAARIMPPDGPTVMIPGGRGDQPTMRYSTPSQQMRQQQPGDGATVMMSGPRPPAGPVTLAPATTGGDGGGRFTNSQKAMAGLGVGALILGAAAAFVLLSGSPQESTPNTRTSVVVAPPPVITTTTPPPTTTTRERPVPPPVVTTDDPPTTTDAPTTTPAPTTTPQTTTTPQTTTPQNTTTRPAWPTTSRYPRPTWDIPSWPAVPGARGYGNGHDEYGQAVPGTGGYAGTSDSSAPVIPQGQS; from the coding sequence ATGCTGAACAACGGTGCATTGATCGCGGACCGCTACCGGCTGCATCGGCTGATCGCCACCGGTGGAATGGGCCAGGTCTGGGAAGCTCTCGACACGCGACTCGATCGCCGGGTCGCGGTGAAGGTGCTCAAGGCGGAATTCTCCGCCGACCCCACCTTCCGCCATCGCTTCCGCACCGAGGCCCGGACCACCGCGCAGCTCAATCACCCCGGTATCGCCGGCATCTACGACTACGGCGAGACCATGGATCCCTCGGGCGGCGAAACCGCCTATCTGGTCATGGAACTCGTGCAGGGCGAACCGCTCAACGCGGTGCTCAGCCGGCTCGGCCGGCTGTCGGTCCAGCAGGGTCTGGACATGCTCGAGCAGACCGGGCGCGCCCTGCAGGTCGCACACGCCGCGGGCGTGGTGCACCGGGATGTGAAGCCCGGCAATATTCTGGTGACGCCGACCGGTCAGGTGAAGATCACCGACTTCGGCATCGCCAAGGTCGTCGACGCCTCACCGGTCACCAAGACCGGCATGGTCATGGGCACCGCCCAGTACATCGCGCCGGAACAGGCCACCGGCGAGGACGCCACCTCCGCCTCCGACGTGTACGCCCTCGGCGTGGTCGGCTACGAGGCGCTCGCGGGCGAGCGGCCGTTCACCGGTGACGGCGCGCTCACCGTGGCCATGAAGCATGTGCGGGAGACGCCGCCGCCGCTGCCGGCCGATCTGCCGCCGAACGTGCGCGAACTCATCGAAGTCACCATGGCCAAGGATCCGCAGCAGCGGTTCGCCACCGGCGGCGAATTCGCCGACGCGGTGGCCGCCGTGCGGTCCGGTAGACGGCCGCCGCCCACCGGCGGCATGGCGACCACCGCCATGACCGGCGGAGCCGCCCGCATCATGCCGCCCGACGGACCGACCGTCATGATTCCCGGCGGCCGCGGCGACCAGCCCACCATGCGCTATTCCACCCCGTCGCAGCAGATGCGGCAGCAGCAGCCCGGCGACGGCGCGACCGTCATGATGTCGGGTCCGCGCCCGCCCGCCGGACCGGTCACCCTGGCGCCGGCGACGACCGGCGGGGACGGCGGCGGCCGATTCACCAACAGCCAGAAGGCCATGGCCGGACTCGGTGTGGGTGCGCTGATCCTCGGCGCCGCAGCGGCTTTCGTACTGCTCAGCGGATCGCCGCAGGAGTCGACGCCGAATACCCGCACCAGCGTGGTGGTCGCACCGCCGCCGGTCATCACCACGACAACACCGCCGCCGACCACCACCACCCGGGAGCGGCCGGTGCCGCCGCCCGTCGTGACGACCGACGACCCGCCGACCACGACGGACGCGCCCACGACCACACCGGCGCCGACGACGACACCGCAAACCACGACCACACCGCAGACGACGACACCGCAGAACACGACCACCCGGCCGGCCTGGCCGACCACCAGTCGCTACCCGCGCCCCACCTGGGACATACCATCATGGCCAGCGGTTCCCGGGGCTCGCGGCTACGGCAACGGACACGATGAGTACGGGCAGGCGGTTCCCGGAACCGGTGGATATGCAGGAACGTCGGACAGCAGTGCTCCAGTCATCCCCCAAGGACAGTCATGA